Proteins encoded within one genomic window of Alphaproteobacteria bacterium HT1-32:
- a CDS encoding STAS domain-containing protein, whose amino-acid sequence MIVYSALQRNWLSNPRNDILAGLVVALALIPEAIGFSLIAGVDPRVGLYASFSIAVITSLVGGRPGMVSAATAAVAVLVGPLVRDHGVEYLFAATVLMGFIQIVAGALRIHLLMQFVSRSVITGFVNALAILIFMAQLPELINVGWETYAMVAGGLAIIYLFPLLTRIVPSPLVAIAILTSLAIWLDLPVNRVGEMGALPDSLPFLALPNIPLTWETLEIIAPYSVAMAAVGLIESLLTAQIVDDMTDTPSLRRREASGQGIANFITGFLGGMGGCAMIGQSVINVKSGGRTRLSTMVAGVGLLILIVAAGPLVAQIPMPALVAVMIMVSIGTFSWGSIRDLRSHPWQSSVVMLATVVVVVWTHDLAQGVFVGVLLSGLFFAGKVRGLFNVGSQLSADERTRHYTVTGEVFFASVERFISSFDSTEDIDQVTIDVSQSHFWDITAVDALDRVVARFRKNETDVELIGVSVASAAMIDQFSDKKHPAMVPGGI is encoded by the coding sequence ATGATTGTTTATTCCGCATTGCAGCGTAACTGGCTGTCAAATCCCCGCAACGATATTCTGGCCGGACTTGTTGTCGCACTTGCGCTGATCCCCGAAGCCATTGGCTTCTCGCTGATCGCCGGTGTCGACCCTCGTGTTGGTCTTTACGCATCATTTTCAATTGCCGTGATCACCTCGCTGGTTGGCGGGCGCCCCGGCATGGTATCTGCGGCAACCGCAGCCGTCGCTGTGCTGGTCGGCCCGCTGGTCCGCGATCATGGTGTTGAATATCTGTTCGCTGCCACCGTTCTCATGGGCTTCATCCAGATTGTCGCCGGCGCGCTACGCATTCACCTGCTGATGCAGTTTGTCTCCCGCTCGGTGATTACCGGATTCGTCAATGCACTGGCGATCCTGATCTTCATGGCCCAGTTGCCGGAACTCATCAATGTCGGTTGGGAAACCTATGCCATGGTCGCTGGTGGCCTTGCCATCATCTATCTGTTTCCGCTGCTGACCCGGATCGTCCCCTCACCGCTGGTTGCCATTGCCATACTGACATCACTCGCTATCTGGCTCGACCTGCCGGTCAACCGGGTGGGCGAAATGGGTGCGCTGCCAGACTCCCTGCCCTTTCTGGCATTGCCCAATATTCCGCTGACCTGGGAGACGCTGGAAATCATCGCGCCCTATTCTGTTGCCATGGCAGCCGTTGGCCTCATCGAATCCCTGCTGACGGCCCAGATTGTCGATGACATGACAGACACGCCCAGCCTGCGCCGCCGTGAAGCCTCTGGTCAGGGCATTGCCAACTTCATTACCGGCTTTCTTGGCGGAATGGGTGGTTGCGCCATGATCGGGCAATCCGTCATCAACGTGAAATCCGGTGGTCGCACGCGGCTTTCAACGATGGTTGCCGGTGTCGGTCTGCTGATCCTGATCGTCGCCGCCGGACCGCTTGTTGCACAGATTCCAATGCCGGCACTGGTTGCCGTCATGATCATGGTTTCCATCGGCACCTTCAGCTGGGGTTCAATCCGTGACCTCCGCAGCCACCCCTGGCAGTCCTCTGTCGTGATGCTGGCAACTGTCGTGGTTGTGGTTTGGACCCATGATCTGGCGCAGGGCGTCTTTGTGGGCGTGTTGCTCAGCGGTCTGTTCTTTGCGGGCAAGGTCCGTGGTCTGTTCAATGTCGGCTCCCAGCTCTCTGCTGATGAGCGGACACGGCACTACACCGTCACCGGCGAAGTGTTCTTCGCTTCTGTTGAGCGGTTCATCTCGTCGTTTGATTCAACTGAGGATATCGATCAGGTGACAATTGATGTCAGCCAGTCGCATTTCTGGGACATCACAGCCGTTGATGCGCTGGATAGGGTTGTTGCCCGTTTCCGCAAGAACGAGACCGATGTGGAACTGATTGGCGTCAGCGTCGCCAGTGCCGCAATGATCGACCAGTTCTCGGACAAAAAGCATCCTGCAATGGTTCCGGGCGGCATCTAA
- a CDS encoding peptide deformylase, giving the protein MALLPIITAPDPRLKVVSEPVDAVTDDIRQLMDDMLETMYDAPGVGLAAPQVGVTKRVIVIDTASSDEDPAPMRLANPEVVWESEETKVYDEGCLSLPEYYSDVERPDRVRVRYLDYDGASQEIEVDGLTAVCIQHEIDHLDGILFVDHISRVKREVILRKLTKARKLAASG; this is encoded by the coding sequence ATGGCCCTTTTGCCCATCATAACCGCGCCTGATCCGCGCCTGAAAGTCGTCAGTGAACCTGTCGATGCCGTTACCGATGATATCCGTCAGCTGATGGATGACATGCTGGAGACGATGTATGACGCGCCGGGTGTTGGTCTGGCCGCGCCGCAGGTCGGTGTGACAAAGCGTGTGATTGTCATCGATACAGCCAGCAGTGACGAGGATCCGGCGCCGATGCGTCTGGCAAACCCGGAAGTCGTCTGGGAATCGGAAGAAACAAAGGTTTATGACGAAGGCTGCCTGTCGCTTCCGGAATATTATTCAGATGTGGAGCGGCCCGACCGGGTACGCGTGCGCTATCTCGATTATGACGGCGCGTCACAGGAGATTGAGGTCGATGGTCTGACCGCTGTCTGTATCCAGCATGAGATCGACCATCTCGATGGTATCCTGTTTGTCGATCATATCTCCCGGGTAAAGCGCGAAGTGATTCTGCGTAAACTCACAAAAGCCCGCAAACTGGCTGCGAGCGGCTAG
- a CDS encoding methionyl-tRNA formyltransferase — translation MRLAFLGTPDFSVFALDALIAAGHEIACVYSQPPRRAGRGKSLRPSPVHQFAEEKGIEVRTPVSVKPEDEQAAFAALDLDAAVVVAYGLILPAGILAAPRHGCFNIHASLLPRWRGAAPIQRAILAGDKMSGVTIMQMDEGLDTGPMLLRGEIPLVPGMTAGDLHDALAVMGGRLITETLTAADAGDLSPVVQPSEGVTYAAKISKGEAALDWRRPAIEVERAIRAFNPVPGAFFMRGGERIRLLAADVVSGRGNPGTILDNAMTIACGDGAIRPTLVQRQGKRAMTPSELLNGYDLPPGDVLALPDAG, via the coding sequence TTGCGCCTCGCCTTTCTCGGTACACCGGACTTTTCCGTCTTTGCCCTCGATGCGCTGATTGCAGCCGGGCATGAGATTGCCTGTGTCTACAGCCAGCCGCCAAGACGGGCCGGGCGTGGCAAGTCGCTGCGACCATCACCCGTGCATCAGTTCGCTGAGGAAAAAGGCATTGAGGTCCGGACACCGGTCTCGGTCAAACCGGAAGATGAGCAGGCGGCCTTTGCTGCCCTGGATCTGGATGCTGCCGTTGTGGTGGCCTATGGCCTTATTCTGCCCGCAGGTATTCTGGCGGCTCCCCGACATGGTTGCTTCAATATTCATGCTTCGCTGTTGCCACGCTGGCGCGGGGCAGCACCTATTCAGCGGGCCATTCTGGCGGGTGATAAGATGTCAGGTGTCACCATCATGCAGATGGATGAAGGACTTGATACCGGCCCGATGCTGCTACGTGGCGAAATTCCTCTTGTCCCGGGGATGACCGCCGGTGACCTGCATGATGCGCTGGCAGTCATGGGGGGGCGGCTTATTACCGAAACACTGACGGCAGCAGATGCTGGTGACCTGTCCCCGGTTGTTCAGCCATCGGAAGGGGTGACCTACGCCGCAAAGATATCAAAGGGCGAGGCGGCACTGGACTGGCGTAGGCCGGCAATTGAGGTTGAGCGCGCAATCCGCGCCTTCAACCCGGTTCCCGGCGCCTTCTTCATGCGCGGTGGAGAACGTATCAGGTTGCTGGCGGCTGACGTTGTGTCCGGCAGGGGTAATCCGGGCACGATACTGGATAACGCGATGACCATTGCCTGCGGGGATGGGGCTATCCGTCCGACACTGGTTCAGCGTCAGGGAAAGCGGGCGATGACACCGTCAGAGTTGCTGAACGGTTATGACCTGCCGCCGGGTGATGTGCTCGCGCTGCCGGATGCGGGGTAG
- the truA gene encoding tRNA pseudouridine(38-40) synthase TruA has protein sequence MRYRLIVEYDGGPFVGWQRQVNGMSVQQALEEAVLAYAGEKITVFSAGRTDAGVHATGQVAHLDLARGDKPDKVQAALNAHLRPHPIAVTFAAVAEPDFHARFSAIGRAYLYRILNRRAAPALEAGRVWWLPGKLDPALMQAGADRLIGDHDFTSFRATYCQAKSPLKTIDRFEIRQAGEEIHCIVEARSFLHHQVRNMVGTLRKVGEGKWTPDDVTAALDARARAAAGETAPADGLYLTRVDYPSV, from the coding sequence GTGCGTTATCGTCTGATTGTCGAATATGACGGCGGCCCGTTTGTCGGCTGGCAGCGACAGGTCAATGGCATGTCCGTCCAGCAGGCACTGGAAGAGGCGGTGCTGGCCTATGCCGGTGAGAAGATAACCGTCTTTTCGGCCGGTCGTACGGATGCAGGCGTTCATGCAACCGGGCAGGTTGCCCATCTTGATCTGGCGCGGGGTGACAAGCCGGACAAGGTGCAGGCTGCCCTGAACGCACATTTGCGACCGCATCCCATTGCAGTCACGTTCGCAGCCGTTGCAGAGCCGGATTTTCACGCCCGGTTTTCCGCTATTGGCCGGGCCTATCTGTACCGTATTCTGAATCGCCGGGCGGCACCTGCACTGGAGGCCGGACGGGTCTGGTGGCTGCCGGGTAAACTCGATCCGGCACTGATGCAGGCCGGGGCTGACCGGCTGATCGGAGATCATGATTTCACCAGCTTCAGGGCGACTTATTGTCAGGCAAAATCCCCGCTGAAAACCATCGACCGGTTTGAAATTCGCCAGGCTGGTGAGGAAATCCACTGTATCGTGGAAGCCCGGTCTTTCCTGCATCATCAGGTCCGCAACATGGTTGGCACACTGCGCAAGGTGGGCGAGGGGAAATGGACCCCCGATGATGTCACCGCAGCCCTCGACGCCCGTGCCCGCGCAGCCGCCGGCGAAACCGCACCGGCTGATGGTCTCTACCTCACCCGCGTGGATTATCCGTCGGTCTGA
- a CDS encoding FAD-dependent oxidoreductase, whose translation MTTFFTRMLEPLEINGMRLPNRVIMSSMHTGLEGYGEAAMTQLARFYAARASAGLIVTGGFSPNAAGNLKDHRAEMSTAEDAAAHRVITDAVHHAGGRIMLQILHAGRYSYHDNAVAPSAVRSPINRAAPQELATAEIWQTIGDYARSAMLAREAGYDGIEVMGSEGYLISQFLATHTNQREDEWGGPLENRMRFAVEIVQAVRKAAGDDFLMAFRLSALDLVKGGLTGREIAIVAQAVEAAGADLLTTGIGWHEARIPTIAQATPDAAFAFATAAMRGAVTIPVAASNRINRPEVAERLIADGVCDLVMMARPFLADAEFVTKAAEGRPDQINICIACNQACLDHYFTGLAATCLVNPAAAREADFTVVPASPVRRIAVVGAGVAGLAAASAAQERGHAVTLFEADSQPGGQFRLAREIPGKAVFTETIRHYLDCFRRAGGQLRLNCRAEPHDLTEFDAVVLASGVTPRQVDLPGFDRPEVISYADLLSGREAGQKVAIIGAGGIGHDVALYLLGRHAGAHHEVRAFQQHWGIDPEITRPGGLTEPVHEVAPRPETVWLLQRKTGAFGRTLGKTTGWVHRDELRRAGVQQIGGVSYLRFDDDGLHILVEGEPRLLPADSVVLCAGQESEISLLAPLQDAGVETHVIGGARLAAELDAKRAIEDGTRIGLAL comes from the coding sequence ATGACGACTTTTTTCACGCGAATGCTTGAGCCGCTTGAGATCAACGGTATGCGGTTGCCGAACCGGGTCATCATGTCGTCGATGCATACCGGGCTGGAAGGCTATGGCGAGGCGGCGATGACACAACTGGCACGGTTTTATGCCGCGCGGGCTTCCGCGGGCCTGATCGTAACCGGTGGTTTTTCTCCGAACGCAGCCGGAAACCTGAAAGATCACCGGGCGGAGATGAGCACAGCGGAAGATGCTGCGGCACATCGCGTCATCACCGATGCGGTTCACCATGCCGGTGGCCGTATCATGCTGCAGATCCTGCATGCCGGGCGCTACAGTTATCATGATAACGCGGTTGCCCCTTCAGCTGTCCGGTCCCCGATCAACCGGGCAGCACCGCAGGAACTGGCCACAGCGGAGATCTGGCAGACCATTGGAGATTATGCCCGCTCCGCCATGCTGGCCCGTGAGGCGGGCTATGACGGGATCGAGGTCATGGGGTCAGAGGGTTATCTGATCAGCCAGTTTCTGGCCACCCACACCAATCAGCGTGAAGACGAATGGGGCGGGCCGCTGGAGAACCGGATGCGGTTCGCTGTCGAGATTGTTCAGGCAGTCCGGAAGGCTGCGGGAGACGATTTTCTCATGGCTTTTCGTCTGTCGGCGCTGGATCTGGTCAAAGGGGGCCTGACAGGGCGGGAGATTGCGATTGTCGCGCAGGCTGTCGAGGCGGCGGGGGCTGATTTGCTGACAACGGGTATCGGATGGCATGAAGCGCGTATTCCGACCATTGCACAGGCCACACCGGATGCAGCCTTTGCCTTTGCGACGGCGGCAATGCGAGGGGCTGTGACTATCCCGGTCGCGGCCTCCAACCGGATCAACCGGCCCGAAGTTGCAGAGAGGCTGATCGCCGATGGTGTCTGTGATCTGGTGATGATGGCGCGCCCCTTTCTGGCGGACGCGGAGTTTGTCACCAAGGCAGCGGAGGGGCGGCCGGATCAGATCAATATCTGCATTGCCTGTAATCAGGCCTGTCTGGATCATTATTTCACCGGACTGGCGGCAACCTGTCTGGTCAACCCGGCCGCGGCCCGGGAGGCAGATTTCACCGTAGTGCCAGCAAGTCCGGTGCGCCGGATTGCGGTTGTCGGTGCGGGTGTTGCCGGACTGGCTGCTGCATCTGCGGCGCAGGAGCGTGGTCATGCGGTGACTTTGTTTGAAGCGGACAGCCAGCCCGGCGGGCAGTTCCGGCTGGCCAGAGAAATTCCGGGGAAGGCGGTTTTTACCGAGACAATTCGTCATTATCTCGACTGCTTTCGCCGGGCTGGCGGGCAGTTGCGCCTCAATTGCCGGGCCGAACCTCATGACCTTACCGAATTTGATGCTGTGGTGTTGGCGAGTGGCGTAACCCCGCGTCAGGTTGATCTGCCGGGTTTCGACAGACCGGAAGTGATCTCCTATGCCGATCTGTTGTCGGGCCGGGAGGCGGGGCAGAAGGTTGCGATCATTGGAGCGGGGGGGATTGGTCACGATGTCGCGCTTTATCTGCTGGGGCGGCATGCGGGAGCCCATCACGAGGTCCGCGCTTTTCAGCAGCATTGGGGCATTGATCCTGAGATTACCCGTCCTGGCGGCCTGACTGAGCCGGTTCATGAAGTCGCACCCCGGCCAGAGACGGTCTGGCTGTTGCAACGCAAAACCGGGGCCTTCGGGCGTACTCTTGGCAAAACGACGGGCTGGGTACATCGCGACGAACTGCGCCGGGCAGGGGTGCAGCAGATCGGTGGTGTCAGCTATCTGCGATTCGATGATGACGGATTGCATATTCTGGTTGAGGGAGAGCCACGACTGCTACCGGCTGACAGTGTTGTGCTCTGTGCCGGACAGGAATCGGAAATCTCACTTCTGGCACCGCTGCAGGATGCGGGCGTTGAAACTCATGTTATCGGCGGCGCAAGGCTGGCCGCGGAACTGGATGCAAAGCGTGCAATTGAAGACGGGACACGTATCGGTCTGGCCCTCTGA
- a CDS encoding FAD-dependent oxidoreductase → MDRIDCVVIGAGVVGLACARALALAGREVVIIESDVAIGTGTSSRNSEVIHAGLYYPNDSLRARFCVEGKHKMYAYCAERGIPHKRISKLIVALDDAQADAMLALKKNAEGNGVDDLQMLTADQATKMEPALSCKAAFLSPSTGIVDSHSLMLALQGEAEDHGTMLALNSPVIGGEIRPDGILLRTGGAEPMELMANTVVNAAGLYAQQISGSIDGIPADSIPAIHYARGVYFTLTGRAPFKRLIYPMPVAAWLGVHLTLDMGNEAKFGPDIEWIDDVDYTVDPNRVNDFYPSVRRWWPGLPDGGLQPGYAGVRPKLYAQGEPAADFVIQCEDHHGISGLINLYGIESPGLTSSLAIGEYVAAQAA, encoded by the coding sequence ATGGATCGAATTGACTGTGTCGTGATTGGAGCGGGTGTCGTCGGGCTTGCCTGTGCCCGTGCGCTGGCTCTGGCCGGGCGTGAAGTGGTGATTATCGAATCTGACGTCGCTATCGGCACCGGCACAAGCTCGCGAAACAGCGAGGTCATCCATGCGGGGCTGTACTATCCGAATGACAGTCTGCGTGCGCGGTTTTGCGTTGAAGGCAAACACAAGATGTATGCCTATTGCGCCGAACGCGGTATCCCCCACAAACGTATCAGCAAACTGATCGTCGCCCTCGACGATGCCCAGGCCGACGCCATGCTCGCCCTGAAGAAGAATGCCGAAGGCAACGGAGTAGATGACCTTCAAATGCTTACCGCTGATCAGGCAACAAAGATGGAGCCTGCACTCAGCTGCAAGGCAGCATTTCTGTCACCATCGACAGGCATCGTTGATAGTCATTCACTGATGCTGGCCCTGCAGGGCGAAGCCGAGGATCACGGTACCATGCTGGCCCTGAACAGTCCGGTAATCGGCGGGGAAATCCGTCCCGATGGCATTCTGCTGCGTACCGGCGGCGCGGAACCCATGGAACTGATGGCAAATACCGTGGTCAATGCTGCCGGTCTTTATGCGCAGCAGATTTCAGGTTCCATCGACGGTATTCCCGCTGACAGTATCCCCGCAATTCATTATGCCCGTGGCGTTTATTTCACTCTGACCGGACGGGCACCCTTCAAGCGGCTCATCTATCCGATGCCGGTTGCCGCCTGGCTGGGCGTTCACCTGACACTCGACATGGGTAATGAAGCCAAGTTCGGACCGGATATCGAATGGATTGATGATGTCGACTACACGGTCGATCCGAACCGGGTAAATGATTTCTATCCGTCCGTACGCCGCTGGTGGCCTGGCCTGCCGGATGGCGGCCTGCAGCCTGGATATGCCGGCGTGCGACCGAAACTCTATGCTCAGGGTGAGCCGGCGGCCGATTTCGTCATTCAGTGTGAGGACCATCACGGTATTTCCGGACTGATTAACCTATACGGTATCGAATCGCCGGGACTGACATCATCACTGGCTATCGGAGAATATGTTGCTGCACAGGCTGCGTGA
- a CDS encoding DUF3179 domain-containing protein, which translates to MNRLLSPVLIVFFCLTLPVHADPRQWQDEWPRTDFSRTSVQYSEILSGGPPKDGIPPIDHPEFRMVGEVTGLADGEPVITFEHNGDARAYPLQVMIWHEIVNDVVGGKPVTVTYCPLCNSGIVFDRNLDGSVLDFGTTGKLRNSDLVMYDRQTESWWQQFLGEGIVGQMTGKRLAMLPSRFESYARFRDRFPDGRVLVPANPELRDYGANPYAGYDTSHRPFLYDGDLPKGIAPLKRVVIVDGEAWSLDLLREVRQVRRDDLLIRWEPGQNSALDTTQIAKGRDVGNVSVQRRTGDVWQDAVHDLTFAFVFRAFHPQAVLNHLP; encoded by the coding sequence ATGAACAGATTATTGTCGCCGGTATTGATAGTGTTCTTCTGTCTGACCTTGCCGGTTCATGCTGATCCCCGCCAATGGCAGGATGAATGGCCACGAACTGATTTTTCCAGAACATCGGTTCAGTACAGCGAAATTTTGTCAGGTGGTCCGCCGAAAGATGGCATTCCGCCGATTGATCATCCGGAATTCAGGATGGTCGGGGAGGTCACTGGCCTTGCGGATGGAGAACCGGTCATCACATTCGAGCATAACGGAGATGCCCGGGCCTATCCCCTGCAGGTCATGATCTGGCACGAGATTGTCAATGACGTGGTTGGTGGCAAACCGGTCACGGTGACCTACTGCCCGCTCTGCAATTCCGGTATCGTGTTTGATCGTAATCTCGACGGTTCTGTTCTTGATTTCGGGACAACGGGAAAACTGCGAAACAGCGATCTTGTCATGTATGACCGCCAGACAGAAAGCTGGTGGCAACAGTTTCTTGGCGAGGGAATCGTTGGTCAGATGACTGGCAAGCGGCTTGCCATGTTGCCGTCCCGGTTTGAATCCTATGCCCGGTTTCGCGACCGGTTTCCTGATGGCCGGGTGCTGGTCCCCGCAAATCCGGAACTCAGGGATTATGGTGCGAATCCATATGCTGGATATGATACGTCGCACCGCCCCTTTCTCTATGATGGCGATCTACCGAAAGGCATAGCCCCGTTGAAGCGGGTTGTTATCGTCGATGGCGAGGCATGGAGTCTCGATCTGCTGCGTGAGGTGCGACAAGTACGTCGCGATGATCTGCTGATTCGCTGGGAGCCGGGGCAGAATTCTGCTCTTGATACAACACAGATCGCAAAAGGGCGCGATGTCGGAAATGTCAGTGTGCAACGCCGTACCGGTGATGTCTGGCAGGATGCGGTGCATGATCTGACCTTCGCCTTTGTTTTCAGAGCATTTCACCCGCAAGCTGTGTTAAATCACCTGCCGTAG
- a CDS encoding molybdopterin-dependent oxidoreductase produces MPRDIGETAASVCPHDCPSTCALDIEMIDEKTIGRVHGAADNDYTAGVVCAKVARYAERQHHPDRLTHPLQRVGEKGSGEFRRISWDDALDEVVGAMERARQRHGAEAVWPYHFAGTMGLVMRDGIERLRNVFGFSRQNSTICTTLSVTGWKAGIGKRRGTDSREIAHTDLVVIWGTNPVATQVQVMTHMSRARKERGAKVYVIDPHRNGSAQAADVHLKLRPGTDGALACAVMHVMFRDGYADRDYMARHADVPAELEAHLQSRGPEWAAGITGLSAEEIEDFARAYGQAERSFIRVGYGFSRSRNGSINLHAVSCLPTVRGMWDKFGGGALYGQTEIYGLDQTLVKGLDRLDTSKRALDMSRIGPVLLGDKQDIGDGPPVDMMFIQNTNPMEVAPEQINVHAGFARNDLFVCTHEQFMTATAKMSDIVLPATTFLEHDDLYIASGHTYLQIGRKVVEPLEECWNNNAVLNGIGQRLGTDYPAFFMDEQELIEATLAASGKPDMAALTEMRWIDCQLPQDEVRFLNGFEHADSKFHFRPNWPEWGPYHHGLPELPDHWDGIEVATDEHPFRMFTPPARQFLNSSFTETPTSRKQEGGSPEIHIHPDDCKSLGVTTGDLVRVGNKRGSILIRVKEFEGVQQGVVAVPSIWPCADYIEGLGVNALIGADPGPPAGGAVFHDAAVWIRPEQA; encoded by the coding sequence ATGCCCCGAGATATTGGCGAAACGGCGGCTTCCGTCTGTCCACATGACTGCCCGTCCACCTGTGCGCTCGATATTGAGATGATCGATGAAAAGACGATCGGTCGTGTGCATGGGGCGGCGGACAATGATTATACGGCGGGCGTCGTCTGTGCGAAAGTCGCCCGATATGCGGAACGCCAGCATCATCCGGACCGGCTGACCCATCCCCTGCAGCGTGTCGGTGAAAAAGGTTCCGGGGAGTTTCGCCGGATTTCCTGGGATGACGCGCTGGACGAGGTTGTCGGTGCGATGGAGAGGGCCCGTCAGCGTCATGGGGCGGAAGCTGTCTGGCCCTATCATTTTGCGGGCACCATGGGACTGGTGATGCGCGACGGTATTGAGCGTCTGCGCAACGTGTTCGGATTCTCGCGGCAAAATTCGACGATCTGCACGACCCTGAGTGTCACGGGCTGGAAAGCGGGCATCGGCAAGCGCCGGGGGACGGATTCGCGGGAAATTGCCCATACCGATCTGGTGGTCATCTGGGGAACCAATCCGGTGGCGACCCAGGTTCAGGTGATGACCCATATGTCCCGCGCCCGAAAGGAGCGGGGGGCAAAAGTTTACGTCATTGACCCGCATCGTAATGGCTCGGCACAGGCCGCAGATGTGCATCTGAAGCTGCGGCCGGGCACGGATGGCGCACTGGCCTGCGCGGTGATGCATGTGATGTTCCGGGATGGCTATGCTGACCGTGACTATATGGCGCGCCATGCTGATGTTCCGGCTGAGCTCGAAGCTCATTTGCAGTCGCGGGGGCCGGAATGGGCTGCGGGTATTACCGGATTGTCTGCCGAGGAAATTGAAGACTTCGCCCGGGCCTATGGTCAGGCAGAGCGCAGTTTTATTCGTGTCGGATATGGTTTCAGCCGCTCACGCAACGGTTCGATTAATCTGCATGCGGTTTCCTGCCTGCCGACCGTGCGCGGCATGTGGGACAAGTTTGGCGGCGGTGCGCTTTACGGTCAGACCGAGATCTATGGTCTGGATCAGACGCTGGTGAAAGGTCTGGATCGGCTTGATACATCAAAACGTGCACTGGATATGTCGCGTATCGGCCCGGTCCTGCTGGGCGACAAGCAGGATATCGGTGATGGCCCGCCGGTTGACATGATGTTTATCCAGAACACCAACCCGATGGAAGTGGCGCCCGAGCAGATCAATGTACATGCCGGGTTTGCCCGTAATGACCTGTTCGTCTGTACCCATGAACAGTTCATGACGGCGACAGCGAAAATGTCTGACATTGTGCTGCCGGCCACAACTTTTCTGGAACATGACGATCTGTATATCGCCAGTGGCCATACTTATCTCCAGATCGGCCGAAAGGTCGTGGAGCCGCTGGAGGAATGCTGGAATAACAATGCTGTGCTGAATGGTATCGGGCAGCGTCTCGGAACGGATTATCCGGCCTTCTTCATGGATGAGCAGGAACTGATCGAGGCAACGCTTGCTGCATCCGGCAAACCGGATATGGCTGCCCTGACGGAGATGCGCTGGATTGATTGTCAGTTGCCGCAGGATGAAGTTCGTTTCCTGAATGGTTTCGAGCATGCGGATTCGAAATTCCACTTCCGTCCGAACTGGCCGGAATGGGGGCCGTATCATCACGGACTGCCAGAACTGCCGGATCACTGGGACGGGATTGAGGTGGCGACAGATGAACATCCGTTCCGCATGTTCACCCCACCGGCCCGCCAGTTCCTGAACTCCAGTTTCACCGAGACACCGACATCCCGGAAGCAGGAAGGCGGCAGCCCGGAAATTCATATTCATCCGGATGACTGCAAGAGTCTGGGCGTGACGACAGGTGATCTTGTGCGGGTTGGTAACAAGCGGGGATCAATCCTGATCCGGGTGAAAGAGTTTGAAGGTGTGCAGCAGGGCGTCGTTGCCGTGCCGAGTATCTGGCCCTGTGCTGATTATATTGAAGGACTGGGTGTGAATGCGCTGATCGGTGCGGACCCCGGCCCGCCGGCAGGTGGCGCTGTGTTTCATGATGCAGCAGTCTGGATCAGGCCCGAACAGGCATGA
- a CDS encoding AAA family ATPase: protein MTPTVIVVGSEKGGTGKSTTSMHLVVAYLRSGKRVASIDLDARQGTLSRYLQNRAEVGEKRGLKLPMPRHLRLAPEDAGNDDERFAEALRQTYGSADVVVVDTPGADNELSRAAHSWADILITPINDSFLDLDVLANVQQADQIVLKPSHYSEAVFEAKKRRALRGQGVMDWIVMRNRLSSLDARNKRRIEALLTELSRRIGFRTIAGLGERVIYRELFPQGLTLSDLRDTGVEGSGFTMSHIAARQELRDLVRSIGV, encoded by the coding sequence ATGACGCCAACAGTTATTGTCGTCGGCAGCGAGAAAGGTGGAACCGGTAAATCAACCACCTCGATGCATCTGGTCGTGGCTTATCTGCGCAGTGGAAAACGCGTGGCCAGTATCGATCTGGATGCCCGGCAGGGCACCCTGAGCCGTTATTTGCAAAACCGCGCTGAAGTTGGTGAGAAGCGTGGCCTGAAACTGCCAATGCCCCGGCATTTACGGCTGGCGCCGGAAGATGCGGGTAATGATGATGAACGGTTTGCTGAAGCGTTAAGGCAGACATACGGATCGGCAGATGTCGTTGTTGTCGATACTCCGGGCGCAGACAATGAGCTTAGCCGGGCAGCGCATTCATGGGCTGATATTCTGATCACGCCGATCAATGACAGTTTTCTTGATCTCGACGTGCTGGCCAATGTTCAGCAGGCTGATCAGATCGTGCTGAAGCCCAGTCATTATTCCGAAGCTGTTTTCGAGGCCAAGAAACGTCGTGCCCTGCGTGGTCAGGGAGTGATGGACTGGATTGTCATGCGAAACCGGCTCTCCAGTCTTGATGCGCGGAACAAGCGTCGGATTGAGGCTTTGCTGACGGAGTTGTCGCGGCGTATCGGATTTCGAACCATCGCGGGTCTGGGTGAGCGGGTTATTTATCGTGAGTTATTCCCGCAGGGGCTGACGCTGAGTGATCTGCGGGACACCGGGGTTGAGGGCTCCGGCTTCACGATGTCGCATATCGCTGCCCGTCAGGAACTGCGTGATCTCGTCAGATCAATTGGCGTCTGA